The following are from one region of the Lineus longissimus chromosome 19, tnLinLong1.2, whole genome shotgun sequence genome:
- the LOC135503165 gene encoding cytosolic phospholipase A2-like gives MANETRKQRAGSVKKMLSSIANIKTYSLDKLDHPSPAVYCPGDVLTVHVIRGRKITHGYLDYVDTPDPFLKLLLPTAAIPCRRTRHVDNCTDPTWDEQFTFFIDSNEKNVLDISLMDANYLGLHQTVDKIQFDIKELSMDQKFEKTFTLNNGSEIDMAFTLSSDTAPPDLRFSLFLCEQEEQFLRTRRKVVFKNMQMMFGIDGPRAEDEVPKVSIIGSGGGFRAMVGLAGVFKALADNNIIDVATYIGALSGSSWYLSTLYSEPNFPDTLSPSDPAWLQNFKEKIDQSLLWLLTPTQLLKYAGYLKEKSGRGQPVTFTDIFGLLVGETLIQDRMDKCLSDQRNIVDNGSVPMPLYEGLHVKKDVSASIFGEHVEMNPYEVGMESYGVYMDTTLFGSAFFGGKLVKKFPEAKLHYLQGILGSAFTILFKKLKEKDDPNSKLYVIESKIREEMHKRMEEEYKNEEAAEPEPDYNEPENTDDTWTGWISGFLNTSEYFNNRGGRAALIHSFLKNIKFDADAAINRSIETGVSHLKKLFLVDAGLSFNSPFPMVLREHRNVDLILSFDFSARESYDAPPFSELLLAEMWARDHNKPFPPIDLSVFEKYGQQELYVFEHPTDLDCPIVLHFPLVNKAFREFKSPGVQRETEEEREFANFDLFVDDSPYSTFNFNYPHEAFDRLVKLMEFNTLYKMPEIKEAILRRINLKRGVNTPMSPAVYENVE, from the exons TTGACACGCCAGACCCGTTCCTCAAGCTGCTACTCCCCACAGCGGCCATACCATGCAGACGGACCCGACATGTCGATAACTGCACCGACCCGACCTGGGACGAACAATTCACCTTCTTCATTGACTCGAATGAGAAAAACGTCCTTG ACATCTCTTTAATGGACGCCAACTATCTCGGCTTGCACCAAACAGTCGATAAAATTCAATTCGACATCAAGGAGCTCAGCATGGATCAGAAATTCGAGAAAACTTTCACTTTAAATAAT GGCAGTGAAATTGATATGGCGTTTACCTTAAGCTCTGATAC GGCTCCACCGGACTTGCGATTTTCTCTGTTCTTGTGCGAACAAGAAGAGCAGTTTCTCCGCACAAGACGGAAGGTCGTGTTTAAAAACATGCAGATGATGTTCGGGATAGACGGACCAAGGGCAGAGGATGAG GTTCCTAAAGTGAGCATCATCGGCTCGGGAGGGGGTTTCCGGGCGATGGTCGGCCTGGCAGGTGTCTTCAAGGCCTTGGCCGACAACAATATCATCGACGTAGCAACCTACATTGGCGCTCTCTCGGGATCCTCTTG GTACTTGTCTACCCTTTATTCCGAGCCGAACTTCCCCGACACACTAAGCCCAAGCGATCCAGCCTGGCTTCAAAACTTCAAGGAGAAGATAGACCAGAGCCTGCTGTGGCTGCTGACTCCTACCCAACTCCTCAAGTACGCGGGGTACCTCAAGGAGAAATCGGGTAGAGGGCAGCCTGTTACCTTCACTGACATATTTGGATTGCTGGTTGGAGAAACATTGATCCAAGAT CGCATGGACAAATGCCTCTCAGATCAGCGCAATATCGTAGACAACGGCAGTGTGCCTATGCCACTCTATGAGGGACTCCACGTGAAGAAAGATGTCTCAGCAAGCATCTTCGGCG AGCATGTTGAGATGAATCCGTATGAAGTTGGAATGGAGTCCTATGGAGTCTACATGGACACCACTCTTTTCGGTAGTGCTTTTTTTGGTGGTAAACTTGTCAAGAAGTTTCCCGAGGCAAAATTGCATTATTTGCAAG GTATTCTTGGTAGTGCCTTCACCATTTTGTTcaagaaactgaaagaaaaagacGACCCTAACTCGAAACTGTATGTGATTGAAAGCAAGATCAGGGAGGAAATGC ATAAACGCATGGAAGAGGAATATAAAAACGAAGAAGCGGCCGAACCTGAACCTGACTATAATGAACCGGAAAACACTGACGATACTTGGACAGGTTGGATCAGTGGATTCCTAAATAC GTCCGAATATTTCAACAACCGTGGTGGCCGTGCTGCCCTCATTCACAGCTTCCTCAAGAATATCAAGTTCGATGCTGATGCCGCCATCAACAGATCGATAG AGACTGGAGTAAGCCACCTGAAGAAGCTGTTCCTAGTTGACGCGGGCCTCAGCTTCAACTCTCCCTTCCCCATGGTGCTGAGAGAACACAGGAATGTAGACCTCATTCTCTCATTCGATTTCTCGGCCAGAGAGAGTTATGATGCTCCACCATTCAGT GAGCTGCTGCTGGCCGAAATGTGGGCGAGAGATCACAATAAACCATTCCCACCGATCGACCTGAGCGTCTTTGAGAAGTACGGTCAACAGGAGCTGTACGTGTTCGAACACCCGACCGACCTGGACTGCCCTATCGTGCTTCATTTCCCTCTGGTGAACAAAGCGTTCAGGGAGTTCAAGAGCCCAG GCGTGCAACGCGAGACTGAAGAGGAACGAGAATTCGCGAACTTTGATCTTTTTGTCGATGATTCTCCGTACAGCACATTTAACTTCAACTATCCACACGAAGCATTCGACAGGCTAGTCAAGTTGATGGAATTCAACACTCTCTACAAAATGCCGGAGATCAAGGAAGCCATTTTGAGGCGGATAAACTTGAAGAGAGGGGTTAACACTCCCATGTCGCCCGCGGTTTATGAGAACGTCGAATGA